A genomic stretch from Oncorhynchus masou masou isolate Uvic2021 unplaced genomic scaffold, UVic_Omas_1.1 unplaced_scaffold_6542, whole genome shotgun sequence includes:
- the LOC135536719 gene encoding keratin-associated protein 10-4-like: LSKYLSLCLSPVVPVSVPGPRCLCPCPQLSLSVTVSVAVSTPSCPCVYPQLSLCLSLCLPPAVPVSVAVFTPSCPCVCLSLCLCMCLCMSPAVTVFVTVSTSSCPCVCVYLQLSLCLSLCLPPAVTVSVAVSTPSCPCVCRCVYPQLSLCLLLCLPPAVPVSVAVSTPSCHCVCHCVYLQLSLCLCLPPAVPVSVVVSTPSCHCVCRCVYPQLSLCLSLCLPPAVPVSVAVSTPSCPC; encoded by the exons CTGTCCAagtatctgtccctgtgtctgtccccagtggtccctgtgtctgtccctggccccagatgtctctgtccctgtccccagctgtccctgt CTGTCACTGTGTCTGTCGCTGTGTCTACCCCCAGCTGTCCCTGTGTCTACCCccagctgtccctgtgtctgtcgctgtgtctacccccagctgtccctgtgtctgtcgcTGTGTTTACCCccagctgtccctgtgtctgt ctgtccctgtgtctgtgtatgtgcctGTGCATGTCGCCAGCTGTCACTGTGTTTGTCACTGTGTCTACCTccagctgtccctgtgtctgtgtctacctccagctgtccctgtgtctgtcgtTGTGTCTACCCCCAGCTGTCACTGTGTCTGTCGCTGTGTCTACCCccagctgtccctgtgtctgtcgtTGTGTCTACCCCCAGCTGTCACTGTGTCTGTTGCTGTGTCTACCCccagctgtccctgtgtctgtcgcTGTGTCTACCCCCAgctgtcactgtgtctgtcactgtgtctacctccagctgtccctgtgtctgtgtctacctccagctgtccctgtgtctgtcgtTGTGTCTACCCCCAGCTGTCACTGTGTCTGTCGCTGTGTCTACCCccagctgtccctgtgtctgtcgtTGTGTCTACCCccagctgtccctgtgtctgttgctgtgtctacccccagctgtccctgt